One window of Sander vitreus isolate 19-12246 unplaced genomic scaffold, sanVit1 ctg453_0, whole genome shotgun sequence genomic DNA carries:
- the LOC144514113 gene encoding myelin-oligodendrocyte glycoprotein-like: protein MYYRLFLLAAVLPSCFGESSVDDAAEMVLAFAGGAVLLPCNFSLPASGDFPTLEWSKQGLHPNVVFLYRDACEVHEEKHPAFWYRTSLIAKELKNGNFSLRIANVRLSDAGTYRCKRLWSDGPRDVTAVELVVGTSSHVYSSGDEKPSSEK from the exons ATGTATTATCGTCTGTTTCTGCTCGCCGCTGTGCTGCCGAGTTGTTTCG GAGAATCCTCGGTGGATGATGCAGCGGAGATGGTCCTGGCCTTTGCTGGCGGCGCTGTCCTTCTGCCGTGCAACTTCAGCCTCCCCGCCAGCGGCGACTTCCCGACACTGGAGTGGTCCAAGCAAGGCCTGCATCCCAACGTTGTCTTCTTGTACCGGGATGCCTGCGAGGTTCACGAGGAGAAGCATCCGGCCTTCTGGTACAGGACGAGCCTCATCGCAAAAGAGCTGAAGAACGGAAACTTCTCGTTAAGGATCGCCAACGTGCGGCTGTCCGATGCAGGGACGTACCGATGCAAGAGGCTGTGGAGCGACGGCCCCCGCGACGTTACAGCGGTGGAGCTTGTTGTGGGTACGTCCAGTCACGTTTATTCATCTGGGGATGAAAAACcgtcatctgaaaagtaa
- the LOC144514109 gene encoding ladderlectin-like encodes MPPDGCEKGREGNTAVAPLEEKADEDQTADINLAKRTFCSTRRYSGWTPYNGRCFRFIPRPMTWAAAEKNCMSMGGHLASIHNILEYLKLQSLMSTNRVYKETWIGGTDAQEEKQWFWSDGTPFNYVKWCRGGPNNSLGKQHCLDINHEGHKCWDDLQCNR; translated from the exons ATGCCACCGGACGGCTGTGaaaaaggaagagaaggaaataCTGCAGTAG CTCCTTTAGAGGAAAAGGCCGATGAAGACCAAACAG CTGATATTAATCTGGCCAAGAGGACATTTTGTTCAACAAGACGTTACAGTGGCTGGACTCCGTACAATGGACGCTGTTTCCGCTTCATTCCAAGACCAATGACCTGGGCTGCAGCTGAG AAAAACTGCATGTCCATGGGTGGACACCTCGCGTCCATTCACAACATCCTGGAGTACCTTAAGCTTCAGAGTCTCATGAGCACCAATCGTGTGTACAAAGAAACATGGATCGGAGGAACTGACGCCCAAGAG GAGAAGCAATGGTTCTGGAGCGACGGTACACCTTTCAACTACGTGAAATGGTGTCGTGGAGGGCCTAACAACAGTCTTGGCAAGCAGCATTGTTTAGACATTAATCATGAAG GTCACAAGTGCTGGGATGACCTGCAATGTAACCGCTGA